A segment of the Catenuloplanes nepalensis genome:
CGACCTCGTTCGTGGTCTGCCCGCGAAGGAGGCGCTCACCGTGCTGCAGTTCGCACCGCAGTCGGCGAGCGAGCCGGTCTACAAGGTGCTGGCCAGCGCGATCGCGAACGCTGAGAACAACGAGCGGCTGGATCCTGACGCGCTGCTGGTCGCCGAGGCGTTTGTGGACGAGGGCCCGACGCTCAAGCGGTTCCGGCCGCGCGCTCAGGGTCGGGCTTACCGCATCCGCAAGCGCACCTGCCACATCACGATCGCCGTCGAGGCTGTGGCGCCGAAGGCGCGGCCCGCCAAGAAGGCCGCTGCCAAGAAGGCCGCTCCCGCGGCCGAGCAGCCCAAGAACGAGACGGAGGCGGCCGAGTAATGGGTCAGAAGGTTCACCCGCACGGGTTCCGACTCGGCATCTCGACCGACTGGAAGTCCCGCTGGTTCGCGGACAAGCTCTACAAGGACTACATCGGCGAGGATGTCAAGATTCGCCGGATGATGTCCCGGGGCCTGGAGCGCGCCGGCATCTCCAAGGTGGACATCGAGCGCACCCGGGACCGGGTTCGCGTCGACATCCACACCGCCCGTCCGGGCATCGTCATCGGCCGTAAGGGCGCGGAGGCGGACCGGATCCGGGGCGAGCTGGAGAAGCTCACCGGCAAGCAGGTGCAGCTGAACATCCTCGAGGTCAAGAACCCCGAGTCGGACGCGCAGCTGGTTGCCCAGGGCGTCGCCGAGCAGCTCTCCAGCCGGGTCAGCTTCCGTCGTGCCATGCGCAAGGCGATGCAGTCCGCGATGAAGAACCCGGTCTGCAAGGGCATCCGGGTGCAGGTCTCGGGCCGCCTCGGCGGCGCCGAGATGAGCCGCACGGAGTTCTACCGTGAGGGTCGCGTCCCGCTGCACACGCTGCGGGCCAACATCGAGTACGGCTTCTTCGAGGCCCGTACCACCTTCGGCCGGATCGGCGTGAAGGTGTGGATCTACAAGGGTGACGCCGTGCCGGGCCGCGAGGCTCCGCAGGACACGGCCCCGTCCCGTCCGCGCCGTGAGCGCGGCGACCGGCCCGAGCGGCCGCGTCGTGGCCGGTCCGGCTCGTCCGGCACCACCGCGGGCGGCACCGAGGCCGGTCGTGC
Coding sequences within it:
- the rplV gene encoding 50S ribosomal protein L22, which gives rise to MPGKGDAPVLPGARAVARHVRVSPMKARRVVDLVRGLPAKEALTVLQFAPQSASEPVYKVLASAIANAENNERLDPDALLVAEAFVDEGPTLKRFRPRAQGRAYRIRKRTCHITIAVEAVAPKARPAKKAAAKKAAPAAEQPKNETEAAE
- the rpsC gene encoding 30S ribosomal protein S3; translated protein: MGQKVHPHGFRLGISTDWKSRWFADKLYKDYIGEDVKIRRMMSRGLERAGISKVDIERTRDRVRVDIHTARPGIVIGRKGAEADRIRGELEKLTGKQVQLNILEVKNPESDAQLVAQGVAEQLSSRVSFRRAMRKAMQSAMKNPVCKGIRVQVSGRLGGAEMSRTEFYREGRVPLHTLRANIEYGFFEARTTFGRIGVKVWIYKGDAVPGREAPQDTAPSRPRRERGDRPERPRRGRSGSSGTTAGGTEAGRAAAAAQQQSDTPTGESVSNAAVAAAPAVAETQQEG